One Brassica napus cultivar Da-Ae chromosome C4, Da-Ae, whole genome shotgun sequence genomic region harbors:
- the LOC125585396 gene encoding alpha-humulene/(-)-(E)-beta-caryophyllene synthase-like: MKHLYRVIIDFYDKLEDKLEKQGRSGCSFHLKKSLKSTANGYMQEVNWLRKDCIAKFDEYKENAILSSAYYAIMGVTFVGMGDVAKLDAFEWLSSHPKIRIAAEIICRFTDDITSYDVSTNFEFRILTIYKYIQVFLNYIYTLNTKGNM, encoded by the exons ATGAAACACCTTTACCGGGTCATAATCGATTTCTATGATAAACTCGAGGATAAGCTTGAGAAGCAAGGAAGGTCCGGTTGTAGCTTCCATCTTAAAAAATCA TTGAAATCAACAGCCAATGGATACATGCAAGAAGTAAACTGGTTGAGAAAGGATTGCATTGCTAAATTTGACGAGTATAAAGAGAATGCTATCTTGTCTTCCGCTTACTATGCCATAATGGGCGTGACATTCGTGGGAATGGGAGATGTGGCGAAACTTGATGCTTTTGAATGGTTAAGTTCGCATCCTAAAATTAGGATAGCAGCTGAGATTATCTGTCGATTCACAGATGACATTACTAGCTATGATGTGAGCACAAACTTCGAGTTTAGAATCCTAACCATATATAAGTATATCCAAGTTTTTCTAAACTATATATACAC TTTGAACACAAAAGGGAACATGTAG